One part of the Marinobacter sp. M3C genome encodes these proteins:
- the epmB gene encoding EF-P beta-lysylation protein EpmB, translating into MIQRTPIRIEARAYPESGESSESASWQQILANSINRPAELLERLGLCPEQWLAGADAGHLLFSIRVPEPFLARMEYGNPNDPLLRQVLPLADETHTLAGFVADPLAETDAMVTTGLIRKYKSRALLMVTGQCAINCRYCFRRHFPYDEQRLKPQDRQTVLDTLANSPEINEVILSGGDPLAANDKLLAQWARALEQIPHLRRLRIHTRLPVVIPQRVCDALLQWIRATRLRVVVVLHINHPAEIDQATVQALQRLAEAGVTLLNQSVILRGVNDSADVLEQLSERLFDAGVLPYYLHAFDPVAGAHHFAVPDSEAKALTRELLERLPGFLVPRLVRELPGAGSKTPLDLE; encoded by the coding sequence ATGATACAGCGAACCCCCATACGTATAGAAGCCCGCGCTTACCCAGAGTCTGGGGAAAGTTCAGAGTCCGCCAGCTGGCAACAGATTTTAGCCAACTCCATCAACCGTCCGGCAGAGCTACTGGAACGCTTGGGGCTCTGCCCTGAACAATGGCTGGCCGGTGCCGATGCCGGGCACCTGCTGTTTTCGATACGGGTGCCCGAGCCTTTTTTGGCGCGCATGGAATATGGCAACCCCAACGACCCCTTGCTGCGTCAGGTACTGCCATTGGCCGACGAAACCCACACCCTGGCCGGATTTGTCGCCGACCCACTGGCCGAAACCGACGCCATGGTAACAACAGGACTGATCCGCAAATACAAAAGCCGTGCCCTGCTCATGGTGACGGGGCAGTGCGCCATTAATTGCCGCTACTGTTTTCGTCGCCACTTCCCCTATGACGAGCAACGGCTAAAACCGCAGGACCGCCAAACCGTGCTGGACACACTGGCAAACAGTCCGGAAATTAACGAAGTGATTTTGAGTGGTGGCGACCCCCTGGCCGCCAACGACAAATTACTGGCGCAATGGGCCCGGGCCCTGGAGCAGATCCCTCACCTACGCCGGCTGAGGATTCACACCCGGCTGCCGGTCGTGATTCCACAGCGGGTTTGCGATGCGCTTTTGCAATGGATTCGCGCTACCCGTTTGCGGGTGGTTGTGGTGCTTCATATCAACCATCCCGCGGAAATCGACCAAGCTACGGTTCAGGCCCTGCAGAGGTTAGCCGAGGCCGGTGTGACCCTGCTGAATCAGAGTGTTATCCTTCGCGGTGTGAATGACAGCGCCGATGTACTGGAACAACTTAGCGAGCGGCTATTCGATGCCGGTGTGCTACCCTATTACCTGCATGCGTTTGACCCTGTAGCAGGAGCTCACCATTTTGCAGTCCCGGACAGCGAGGCCAAAGCTCTAACACGTGAACTGCTTGAGCGCCTGCCAGGCTTTCTGGTACCGCGTTTGGTGCGCGAGTTACCCGGTGCTGGCAGCAAAACGCCTCTTGATTTGGAGTAA
- a CDS encoding GTPase: protein MEGTSLKPDIRVPEQKTASLSFCDTTPKAFKQWIGLLPMANIGEVSRQLYHAIIELNQLFLPPQQRLQLLELIRGKIHFVCAELSRHFIGTAVSLPEKQRKIANLAQALQLHLSGGYKLCVMELLDAGNPDKNRKVLATAIHRSIAELSGTILRAYQLYCPPPPNSWLDCHKFYRFALAHQLNAVEVDDATLGRRNSSSIDDAYKRILLLGCARPNQLRQTELSQLFTLLEPLTDLTDFVPGAQGDSLFVVNMRADKSPVYRSLLGNAEEGDFFSFDSRHLSAQINQAIQTADSKEASELTLPQHTSDALLVHLIQALGTLAKRNFNRITSHGSLELCVGLTAVHYFMAGRTTLNDFTRQPEAEDTEDNMFIRSSTQRNDAWAGAHDAGNKDEGMLASNAPINFTSARTRASAALKNAPRACRAKMVNTSPGGFCIAWDSQIPSSLQTGEILGVREQSSQPWSVAVVRWIRQIKNEGTQIGIELQAPRATPCAVRLIQKLGNSSEYLRGLMLPEISVINQPATLIVPRLPFQSGNRITLLIDDQEEQGQLLKKMTATGSINQFEIKLQSRPDAKTSANRPGPAASEDEFDSLWPSL from the coding sequence ATGGAAGGCACCTCTCTGAAACCAGATATCCGGGTACCGGAGCAAAAAACTGCGAGCCTTTCGTTCTGCGACACCACACCCAAAGCCTTCAAACAATGGATTGGGTTGTTGCCCATGGCCAACATTGGCGAAGTGTCGCGCCAGCTCTATCACGCCATTATTGAACTGAATCAGCTTTTTTTGCCGCCACAGCAGCGCTTGCAACTGCTTGAACTCATTCGCGGAAAAATCCACTTTGTGTGCGCAGAACTGTCCCGTCACTTCATTGGCACCGCGGTATCACTGCCGGAAAAGCAGCGCAAAATCGCCAATCTGGCGCAAGCCCTGCAATTACACCTTTCCGGCGGTTACAAACTCTGCGTGATGGAACTGTTGGATGCCGGCAACCCGGATAAAAACCGTAAGGTTCTCGCCACCGCCATTCACCGCAGCATTGCCGAGCTGTCCGGCACCATACTGCGGGCGTATCAGCTTTATTGCCCTCCCCCCCCAAACAGCTGGCTGGATTGTCATAAGTTTTACCGATTTGCGCTCGCACACCAGTTAAACGCCGTTGAAGTCGACGACGCCACTCTTGGCCGGCGCAATTCAAGCAGCATTGACGATGCCTACAAACGCATTTTATTGTTGGGTTGCGCTCGGCCTAATCAGTTGCGTCAAACGGAACTGAGCCAGCTTTTCACTCTGCTGGAACCCTTGACCGATCTGACAGATTTCGTGCCCGGCGCCCAAGGTGACAGCTTGTTTGTGGTCAATATGCGCGCAGACAAGTCGCCGGTATACCGCAGCCTGTTGGGCAACGCCGAAGAAGGCGACTTTTTCAGTTTTGACAGCCGCCACCTGTCGGCCCAAATTAACCAGGCCATTCAAACAGCTGATAGCAAAGAAGCGAGCGAACTGACGCTGCCGCAACATACCAGTGATGCTCTGCTGGTACACCTCATCCAGGCACTGGGCACTCTTGCCAAACGCAACTTCAACCGCATAACCAGCCATGGCAGCCTAGAGCTGTGTGTCGGGCTAACCGCCGTGCACTATTTTATGGCGGGACGCACAACCCTGAACGATTTCACCCGACAGCCCGAAGCGGAAGACACCGAAGACAACATGTTTATCCGCAGCTCCACTCAAAGAAACGACGCCTGGGCCGGCGCGCACGATGCCGGTAACAAAGACGAGGGCATGTTGGCCAGCAATGCTCCTATCAACTTCACCAGCGCCCGCACCCGTGCCAGTGCGGCACTCAAAAACGCGCCCCGTGCCTGTCGCGCAAAGATGGTCAATACCAGCCCTGGCGGCTTTTGCATTGCCTGGGACAGCCAAATACCCAGCAGCCTGCAAACAGGCGAAATTCTCGGCGTAAGGGAGCAAAGCTCACAACCCTGGAGTGTTGCCGTGGTTCGCTGGATTCGCCAGATTAAAAACGAGGGCACGCAGATTGGAATTGAACTACAGGCACCCAGGGCGACACCTTGCGCGGTGCGTCTGATCCAGAAACTGGGTAACAGTAGCGAGTACTTACGCGGGCTGATGCTGCCGGAAATCAGCGTCATTAACCAACCTGCCACGTTGATTGTGCCGCGGCTGCCCTTTCAATCTGGAAATCGTATTACCCTGCTGATTGATGATCAGGAAGAACAAGGCCAGTTGCTGAAAAAAATGACGGCAACCGGCAGCATCAACCAATTTGAAATAAAGCTTCAGAGCAGGCCTGACGCTAAAACCAGTGCCAATAGACCCGGTCCTGCTGCCAGCGAAGATGAATTTGATTCGCTCTGGCCCTCGCTGTAA
- the epmA gene encoding EF-P lysine aminoacylase EpmA produces MSNADSWQPSAASRALKGRAQQLSFLRGFFAQRQVLEVETPVLGRCGVTDPNLLGIAARVSAAGRQGGWLQTSPEYHMKRLLAAGCGDIYQVTKVFRDGESGRRHNPEFSMLEWYRCGFDDQTLMNEVADLVCSWLDCPRPHTLSYREALRRWAHIDPFTCTDAQLHARCGQWMEPQQLAGMSRDDCLDLLMSFAVEPRLGLDCPVFIHQYPASQASLARTSQVGGFAVAHRFELYINGLELCNGYWELTDAGEQRRRFAADNRLRQARGQTVMEQDDAFLAAMDSGFPDCAGVALGLDRLLMLKLGVSSIDDVLAFPFAKA; encoded by the coding sequence ATGAGCAACGCTGATAGCTGGCAGCCCAGCGCTGCCAGCCGAGCCCTGAAAGGCCGCGCACAACAACTGTCGTTTTTGCGCGGCTTTTTTGCGCAGCGCCAAGTGCTGGAGGTTGAAACCCCGGTGCTTGGCCGCTGCGGCGTCACCGATCCCAATCTACTCGGTATTGCTGCCCGGGTGAGCGCAGCGGGCCGCCAAGGCGGTTGGTTGCAGACTTCCCCGGAATATCACATGAAACGCTTGTTGGCCGCCGGCTGTGGCGATATCTACCAGGTTACAAAAGTGTTTCGCGACGGTGAAAGCGGGCGCCGGCACAACCCCGAATTTTCCATGCTGGAATGGTACCGCTGCGGCTTTGATGACCAAACCCTGATGAACGAAGTAGCGGACTTGGTCTGTTCCTGGCTTGACTGCCCGCGACCGCACACTCTGAGTTATCGCGAAGCGCTTCGCCGCTGGGCGCATATTGATCCGTTCACCTGCACCGATGCGCAGCTGCACGCCCGCTGCGGGCAATGGATGGAGCCGCAGCAGCTTGCGGGTATGAGTCGCGATGACTGCCTGGACTTGCTGATGAGTTTTGCGGTGGAGCCCCGATTAGGGCTGGATTGCCCGGTGTTCATCCACCAGTATCCGGCGTCACAGGCCTCGCTGGCGCGCACCAGCCAGGTTGGCGGTTTCGCGGTAGCTCATCGCTTTGAGTTGTATATTAATGGACTGGAGTTGTGTAACGGCTACTGGGAGCTGACGGATGCGGGTGAGCAGCGCCGGCGTTTTGCAGCGGATAACCGGCTGCGTCAGGCTCGCGGCCAGACAGTCATGGAGCAAGACGACGCTTTTCTGGCCGCGATGGACAGCGGTTTTCCCGATTGCGCCGGCGTTGCTCTGGGGCTGGACCGGTTGTTGATGCTGAAGCTGGGTGTCAGTTCGATTGATGACGTGCTGGCCTTCCCATTCGCCAAGGCTTGA
- the asd gene encoding archaetidylserine decarboxylase (Phosphatidylserine decarboxylase is synthesized as a single chain precursor. Generation of the pyruvoyl active site from a Ser is coupled to cleavage of a Gly-Ser bond between the larger (beta) and smaller (alpha chains). It is an integral membrane protein.), producing MMEKLFVLSQYLTPQLPLSRLAGRLADSTGTPALRHRFIRWFINRYGVNMNEAENSDPDAYDSFNDFFTRALKPGLRPIEGNESTLVSPVDGCVSQLGNISGGRIFQAKGQSFSLLELLGGDQQRADIFAEGEFATIYLAPGDYHRIHMPMAGQLREMVHVPGRLFSVNPATAASVPNLFARNERVVCMFDTAAGPMALVLVGAMIVGSVETPWAGVVKPGAAPGDGGVSQKSYSGEQALKFARGEEVGRFRLGSTVVMVMPKGRAQWNDAQKPGKKVRLGEVFGQVEV from the coding sequence ATGATGGAAAAGCTGTTTGTTTTGAGCCAGTATCTTACGCCCCAGCTCCCACTCTCCCGTCTGGCTGGGCGCCTGGCTGACAGCACCGGTACGCCAGCCTTACGCCACCGCTTCATACGCTGGTTTATTAACCGCTATGGCGTAAACATGAACGAAGCTGAAAACAGTGACCCCGATGCATACGACAGCTTCAATGATTTTTTTACCCGAGCACTCAAGCCTGGTTTGCGACCCATTGAGGGTAACGAAAGCACGCTGGTTAGCCCGGTAGACGGTTGTGTCAGCCAGTTGGGCAATATAAGCGGGGGCCGCATTTTTCAGGCCAAGGGCCAATCGTTCAGCTTGCTGGAACTGTTAGGCGGCGATCAGCAACGGGCCGATATCTTTGCCGAAGGTGAATTCGCCACCATTTACCTGGCCCCCGGTGATTATCATCGGATTCACATGCCGATGGCCGGACAGTTGCGAGAAATGGTGCACGTGCCCGGCCGATTGTTCTCTGTAAATCCAGCTACAGCGGCCAGCGTGCCCAATCTATTTGCCCGCAATGAACGCGTCGTATGCATGTTTGATACCGCGGCCGGCCCAATGGCGCTGGTATTGGTAGGTGCAATGATTGTTGGCAGTGTGGAAACACCCTGGGCCGGCGTCGTGAAACCGGGAGCGGCGCCAGGCGATGGCGGTGTCAGCCAGAAAAGCTACAGCGGCGAGCAGGCCCTGAAGTTTGCACGGGGTGAGGAAGTGGGTCGCTTCCGCCTGGGATCCACAGTCGTGATGGTGATGCCAAAAGGCCGAGCGCAGTGGAATGATGCCCAAAAACCCGGAAAAAAAGTGCGGTTAGGCGAAGTTTTCGGCCAGGTCGAAGTTTGA
- the rsgA gene encoding small ribosomal subunit biogenesis GTPase RsgA: protein MAKRRLNKQQQWRIEKIQGERTARAARKEEQVKEQVDAGELGPEVQGLIIAHYGQQLDVEALEGEHQGTVVRCFVRANIDSLVTGDKVIWRSGKNLTGVIVARCERLNLLQRPDNFGALKPVAANIDYIILVIAPEPEPHDNLIDRYLVASETTDIPAILLLNKTDLINDNNRGAINALLARYEALGYQVVRTSATLAGNQPPPEVEALVKDRTTVFVGQSGVGKSSIIQTLLPDEELRVGAVSQSTGKGIHTTTTAKLFHLPIGGDLIDSPGIREFGLWHMTPQEIEYGFREIRDLMGYCKFRNCRHAGDPGCAIDAAAEDGRLSPERKRSFHRILQAMAEQQARGLKLDQPGTR, encoded by the coding sequence ATGGCAAAACGGCGACTCAACAAACAGCAACAATGGCGTATCGAAAAAATTCAGGGCGAGCGGACAGCACGCGCCGCGCGCAAAGAAGAACAAGTAAAAGAGCAGGTCGATGCGGGTGAGTTAGGGCCGGAAGTTCAAGGTTTGATTATTGCGCACTATGGCCAGCAGCTGGACGTAGAAGCCCTTGAAGGCGAGCACCAAGGCACCGTTGTGCGCTGCTTTGTGCGCGCCAATATCGACAGCCTGGTCACCGGCGACAAAGTCATCTGGCGCTCCGGTAAAAATCTGACCGGAGTGATCGTCGCTCGCTGCGAACGCCTCAACCTGCTGCAACGGCCGGACAATTTCGGCGCGCTGAAACCGGTGGCGGCGAATATTGACTACATTATTCTGGTGATTGCCCCCGAGCCCGAGCCCCATGACAACCTGATTGACCGCTATCTGGTGGCGTCAGAAACCACTGACATTCCGGCCATATTACTGCTAAACAAGACCGACCTGATCAACGACAACAACCGCGGCGCCATAAACGCACTGCTGGCGCGCTATGAAGCACTGGGCTACCAGGTGGTTCGTACGTCTGCCACCCTGGCCGGCAACCAGCCACCGCCGGAAGTAGAAGCCCTGGTGAAAGATCGCACGACGGTATTTGTGGGCCAGTCTGGGGTGGGTAAATCGTCCATTATTCAAACCCTGTTGCCCGATGAAGAGCTGCGGGTGGGCGCAGTGTCGCAGAGCACCGGCAAAGGCATTCACACCACCACCACCGCCAAGCTGTTTCATTTGCCCATCGGTGGCGACCTGATTGACTCGCCGGGCATTCGCGAGTTCGGCCTGTGGCACATGACACCGCAAGAAATCGAGTACGGCTTCCGCGAAATTCGCGACCTGATGGGCTACTGCAAGTTCCGCAACTGCCGCCACGCCGGCGACCCCGGTTGCGCCATTGATGCCGCCGCGGAAGACGGCCGCCTGAGCCCGGAACGCAAAAGGAGTTTCCACCGCATTTTACAAGCTATGGCAGAGCAGCAGGCTCGCGGCCTAAAACTGGACCAACCCGGAACACGGTAG
- the efp gene encoding elongation factor P — protein MASYSTNEFRGGLKVLFEGDPCIILENEFVKPGKGQGFSRVRLRNLMTNRVWDRTFKSNESLEGADVMDQDMEYLYTDGQFWHFMLTDGSFEQYAADGKAVGDTLKWLKEQDVYTVTLFNGAPLTITPPNFVELEVVETDPGMKGDTAQGGSKPATLSTGAVVTVPLFITIGEVLKVDTRTGEYMNRVKS, from the coding sequence ATGGCTTCATATTCTACCAACGAATTTCGCGGCGGTCTTAAGGTTTTGTTTGAAGGCGACCCCTGCATCATTCTGGAAAACGAATTTGTAAAACCCGGTAAAGGCCAGGGCTTCAGCCGGGTGCGCCTTCGCAACCTGATGACCAACCGGGTGTGGGACCGTACCTTCAAGTCTAACGAAAGCCTGGAAGGTGCAGACGTGATGGATCAGGACATGGAATATCTGTACACCGACGGTCAATTCTGGCACTTCATGCTCACCGATGGTTCGTTTGAGCAGTACGCGGCAGATGGAAAAGCCGTGGGTGATACCCTTAAATGGCTGAAAGAACAGGATGTTTACACGGTTACTTTGTTTAATGGTGCTCCGCTGACGATTACGCCGCCGAATTTTGTCGAGCTGGAAGTAGTCGAAACCGATCCGGGTATGAAAGGCGATACCGCCCAGGGCGGGTCCAAACCGGCGACTCTGTCCACTGGCGCTGTGGTTACCGTGCCGCTGTTTATCACCATTGGTGAAGTGTTGAAAGTAGACACTCGCACCGGTGAATATATGAACCGGGTTAAAAGCTAG
- the orn gene encoding oligoribonuclease, with protein MAKGNRLVWIDLEMTGLDPEQERIIEMATLITDSELNLIAEGPVLAVYQSDTLMGAMDEWCTRTHGESGLTQRVKASRISEAEAEQQTLAFLREHLEPGDSPLCGNSIGQDRRFLVKYMPQLEEFFHYRNLDVSTIKELARRWRPDVLDGVKKQGHHLALDDIRDSINELRHYREHFFKL; from the coding sequence ATGGCAAAGGGCAATCGCCTGGTCTGGATTGACTTGGAAATGACAGGTCTGGATCCGGAGCAGGAGCGCATTATCGAAATGGCTACCCTGATTACCGATTCCGAACTCAATCTGATTGCCGAAGGCCCGGTGCTTGCGGTATATCAGTCTGACACCCTGATGGGCGCGATGGACGAATGGTGTACCCGTACCCACGGCGAAAGTGGTCTGACCCAACGGGTAAAAGCCAGTCGCATCAGCGAAGCCGAAGCCGAGCAGCAAACCCTGGCGTTTTTGCGTGAACACCTGGAGCCGGGTGATTCTCCTCTGTGCGGCAACAGTATCGGCCAAGACCGGCGCTTTCTGGTCAAGTACATGCCGCAGCTGGAAGAGTTCTTCCATTACCGCAATCTGGATGTGTCTACCATCAAAGAGCTGGCGCGGCGTTGGCGCCCGGATGTGCTGGATGGAGTTAAGAAACAGGGCCATCATTTGGCGCTGGACGATATTCGCGATTCTATTAACGAGCTGCGCCATTATCGCGAGCACTTTTTCAAACTGTAA